CTGTTGGAGCTGGCTTTCAGGCCGTTATCTTCCAGTGAAAAAGAAGGTTTGATGACTTTAAACTGGAAATCGAACGACTTGAGATCTTTCGGAACATCCAGTATTTTTCCCAGTTTAAAGGATGCATCGTAGGTTTTGCCGGGTTGCAGGTTTTCATCCGGTCTGAATTCGATGGTAGTGGCATCTACCCAGTAGGCTTTTCCTTTTACGGAAGGGGAAAAATCGAATACCTCTTTCTCGAGTGGCTCATTCTGGGTATGAGTCACGTTGGTTTGAGAAGTGAGGTGAACACGGATGGCGCTTTGTTTGGAAATGATACCGGCAGTGTAGGATTCAATATACCTGGCAAATTCCGGGTTCATTTCTTTACGCGTGGTGCGGCAACCACAAATTACAATGAGGGCAGCGAGGACACAAGACAATGCTGCTACAACACTAAATCGTTTTGTTGGGTGCATCAGGTAAGCAGATTAGGGTGATAACTAGGTGCGAATGTCGGGAATTTTCCTTACCCGGTCTAATCCCGGGTAAGAAAAAATCGTTACTGTTGCACCAGTCAGCCGCTTTCTACACCATTTCACCTTTATTCAGCCGGATGAACTGATTAACACAATCCGGCAATTCTTCCTCGTAATGGGTGACGAATATGACGGTTACGGATATATGTTCACACAGTTGTTCAATCACTTTTTTGAAGTGCATCTTTTGGTAGGAATCGAGGCCCTGACAGGGCTCATCAAAGATGAGCAAAGGAGGATTTTTTACCAGTGCGCGCGCCAGCAAAGTAAGGCGCTGCGTGCTTTCGGATACCTGCCTGAAAGGAGTGCCGGCATATGCGGCGATATTGAGGATATCCAGCCAGTCGCGGGCAGTTTGCTGCTGAGCAGGAGTTACCGGCCTAGGTGTACCAATAACATCTGAGAAACCGGAGCATACCACCTGCAGACAATTATCGCGGGAAGTAAAATACTGATGTAGTTCAGGGGAAACGAATCCGATTTTCTTCTTGATATCCCATATACTTTCCCCGGTACCCCGGCGCCGGTCGAACAGCCACAATTTATTGGCATATGCCTGTGGGTTATCGCCATTAATAAGGCTGAGCAATGTTGATTTACCCGCGCCATTTGGCCCGAGCAGCGCCCATTTATCATTCGGTTTTACTATCCAGTTAATGCCGTTCAGGATTGTATTTTCTCCATACCTGATCCGTATATCTTCCATGCGCACGATTGTTTCAAACTGGTTGTCGGGCCGGTGTTGTACAAGGGTGGCTATCTTGTCAGCTTCCATTGGCGGAAGCTCTATGGCAGTGGGTTCAGGCAATGGCAGCTGAATGAATTCGCTACGTGTATACTTACCAGTTATAACGCCGTTGTCCAGGGTAAGTACGTGGGTAATATGTTCGGGTATTTCATGCGGTGATGTAGCCAGCAATACGGTAGAACCACCACTGATCAGCTCATTGATCATATTGCTGAAGTCTTTCCTGGCCTGTACATCCAGTCCGATGTATGGATTGTCGAGCATGAGTAACTGTGGCTGCTGCATGAGTGCGCGGGCAATCATCACCCGCCGTGTTTCTCCATTCGACAATTTAATCAGGCGTTTTTCCATTAGCGGCGTGATCCGCAATGGTTGCAACAAAGGCGGTATTTCGTTTATCTCCAGATATTCCTTTACTGTCGGGGAATTATCGGCGTCCATACTATTGAACCGTTGCTGATAATAGAAGTCGGTAGTAGTATTGGAGAGATTGCGGAATGTATGATGGTGGCCTACCATCGCTATCAGATGGCGGTAGTTGAACCAGGGATCGGTAATGGTGTGAGTACGACACCATTCATCGTAAAAATGGTAGCGGATACTGCCGTTAATAACATTAAACTTACCGAGTATAGTGTTCAGCAGGGCCGTTTTTCCGGAGCCACTGGGGCCGGTGATGGCCCATTGCTCACCTTCGTTGATCTGCCAGCTGAGGGCATTGAAAATTGTTTTATCGAGATACCTTGCAGTAATGTGTTCCACGGTGAGGAACGGTGTTAGCTGTTCTGTCATAATCTGAACGATTGAGCTAAAGATTCGTCTGTCGCCTATAAAAATAACAGGATTATTGAAAGCATCCGTTATTTTTATGATAAAGAAAGTTTGAGACTATGGAATGGAAGATAAAATCATTTGATGAGTTGACTCCGGCAGAATTGTACGCCATCCTGCAGCTGAGAGCCGAAGTTTTTGTAGTGGAGCAGCAATGTGTTTATCAGGATATGGATGATGCTGACCAACGGGGCCTGCATTTAATGGGAATGAGCGACAGTGGACGTTTGCAGGCCTATACCCGTCTTTTCGGGCCAGGCATTAAATATGAAGAGGCTTCCATAGGAAGAGTGGTTACTTCTCCATTGGCCAGAGGAAAAGGCGCCGGGCGGGAGTTGATGGAACGTTCCATTGCTGCAGTAAAAGAACATTTCGGTGCCATTCCCATCAAAATAAGTGCTCAACAATATTTACAAAAATTCTATCAATCGCTGGGTTTTGAGCAAACCAGCGACATGTACCTGGAAGACGGGATACCACATATTGAAATGAGAAAAGCCTGATGAAAAGGCTATAGCTACTTCTTCGGAATTTTCTTCGTTTTTTCCTTTATCTCCGGTTGTTTTTCCTTGATCCTGTAGAAGGGAATTACATAGGAAATAGTGTACTGTACGTCGAATGCCGAGCGCTTGGAGCCAGATCCGAAGCCCGGGATGGTTAGTGGCGTCATATCCGGATTCTTTACATTGTTGATCAGTATCCTTTCGCGGATATTCCATCCCATGAAAAAGTTTTTCAGCACTTCCGCTTTCAGGCCAACCACCAGTTCTATCCAATGCGCATTGACATTGGTTTTGGGAATACTCCCTGTCAGGTGGTCGCCCCAATAAGTGTTTCTGATCGCGTAGGTGGGAACGGAGTAATTAAAATGGGAAAACCCGTAGCGGATACCGCCGTAAAACATGTTCCGTTCAGAGTGGTACTGCCGTTTCAGGAAGTTGTAATCCACCCCCAATGTAACGAACATACCATTGCCTTTATAAGTGTAGTTACTATCGGAATGGGGCGTGTTAGCATATCCTGTCTCGAAAGCAGCATAAAGATTACCGTTGATACGGGCATCTGCTACAACCGTCACTTCTTTCCTGTATGGATAATAGATGGCGGAAACAATGCGGCTAAGGTCCAACCCTACCCGGATCCCTCCGGGAACGTACCAGGTACTGTCTTTATGCGGTGGCACGACGGCTTTCTTAGCAGTATCCGCCTTTGCCATGTGTATGGTATCAGCTTTAACGGCTTTAGGATGAGTAGTATCTGCTTTGATCGCTGCCGGCTTATTTTGGGCTGTAGCAGCGATACCGGACAAGATACTAGTTGCTATTAAAGAAAAATAAATAAAGATGCGTGTCATTACTGCTTGTTACAGACTTATTATAAATCACAACAGAATCGATCGTATGCCTGGTAGCGATAACAGTATCCAGGTTGAAATAGGTGCCGAATCCGCAGCCAGGTGAAATAAAATGTTTGGTACGTTTATACCTGAACGTTATCGTATCTGCAACGAGGGCAGAATCGACTTTCAGGTAAAACCGGCTACTATCATCCATCGGAGACAGCTGGAAGAATATATCTCCCAGCGGCAGATTTTTGTAGATAGTATCCCTGCCGAGCGCGCAGGCGGTTACCTTGGGCATAATGGTATCCCTTACAATTCCTGCGGTATCGCGCCGGAAATGTGTGTGCAGGTCGTTACGCAACGACTGATCGCATATTTTGGTTTCATTTTCACAGGCAAAGATGCCGATAACAATGAAACAGGCGATGAATATCTGATATATGCTTTTCATTACTTGTTTACAGTTGGCAAGATATTAAATTCCCAGCTCCTTTTTGAGGAATCGGGCAGTATGGCTGTCTTTGCAGGTACTCACCTGTTCCGGTGTTCCGCTGCATAAAATAGTACCACCGCCCTGGCCTCCTTCGGGGCCCAGGTCTATAATATGATCGGCCATTTTTATTACGTCCAGGTTATGTTCGATTACCAGCACGGTGTTTCCCCTGTCCGTCAGTTTATTCAGCACTTTCAATAGCAGCTGTATATCCTGGAAATGAAGGCCGGTAGTGGGTTCATCGAGTATATAGATGGTTTTACCGGTATCTTTTTTGGAAAGTTCGGTAGCCAGTTTTACCCGCTGTGCTTCTCCACCGGAGAGGGTTACGGCCGACTGACCGAGGGTAATATATCCCAGGCCTACATCCTGCAGTGTTTTTATTTTACGGTAAATCCAGGGTACCGGCTGGAAGAATTCCACCGCTTCATCAACGGTCATGTCCAATACATCGGAAATAGACTTGCCTTTATAACGGATTTCGAGTGTTTCGCGATTGTAGCGGCGGCCATTGCATTTTTCGCAGTGTACGTATACATCCGGCAGGAAGTTCATTTCGATGACGCGCATACCACCGCCTTCGCAAACGTCGCAGCGGCCGGTTTTTACGTTAAATGAGAAGCGGCCGGCATTGTAGCCCCTGATCTTTGCTTCAGGAACGGATGCAAACAGGGTTCTGATATCGGTGAAGAAACCACAGTAGGTAGCCGGGTTACTGCGGGGAGTGCGGCCAATGGGCGACTGGTCTATTTCAATCACCTTATCTATAAACTCCAGGCCCTTGATGCTTTTATAAGGCATGGGTACCATTTTGGAGTCATAGGCATGTTTAGAAAGAATAGGATACAGTGTTTCATTGATCAGCGTGGATTTACCACTGCCGGAAACACCGGTAACACAGGTGAATGTACCAAGAGGTAGTTTCAGGTTTACATTTTTCAGGTTGTTGCCGGAAGCGCCTTTCAGCTCCAGGAAATTGCCATTGCCTTTACGGCGGGCGGGAATTTCCGAGGCTGTTTCGCCGTTCAGGTATCCTGCAGTAGGCGTATGCAGTTTGAGGATCTGGCCGGGTGTACCCTGGGCCACGATCTGTCCTCCGTGCACACCGGCACCCGGGCCGATATCTACAAGGTGATCGGCATGCAGCATGATGTCTTTATCATGCTCAACAACGATCACGGTATTGCCCATTTCTTTCAGGTTACGGAGGGCGTCGATCAATTGCATATTATCCCGTTGATGCAGCCCGATGCTGGGCTCATCGAGGATGTAGGTGATTCCCATCAGCTGCGATCCGATCTGGGTGGCCAGCCGGATACGCTGCGATTCCCCGCCACTGAGCGAACGCGTAGGACGGTTCAGCGTGAGGTAGGTCAGGCCTACATTCAGCAGGAACCGGAGCCGCTCGCGAATTTCTTTCAGGATATCCTTCGCAATGGCATTCTGTTTTTTCTCCAGTCTGTCTTCAATATTATCAAACCAGGCCAGGAGCTTGTCGAGATCCATGTTGCCGAGTTCGGAAATATTTTTGCCATCCACTCTGAAATACAGGCTCTCCTTTTTCAGACGTGCGCCGTTACATTCCGGGCAGGTGCTCAGCTTCATGAAGCCTTCGGCCCAGCTCCGCACGTAGTCGGAGGAGGTATCATTGAAATAACGCCGTACCATATTCACAACGCCTTCGTACTCTGTGGCGTATTCGGTAGTACTGCCATTATTTTCTCCGAATTCCATATCCACTTCCAGTTTTCCGTTCTCATCTCCGAACAATAACACATTGAGTGCTTTTTGCGGAATGCTGGAAATAGGGGCGGTTAAGGAAAATTTGTACTTTTTGGCGAGTTGTTGTACCTGTTTGAAGGTAAAGGTATCGCGGGCTTCTCCCAGTGGTTTCAGACCGCCATCGTTGATGGAAGCGTTGTAATCAGGGATTACTTCGTCCATATCGATCTGGTATATTGTTCCCAGCCCTTTACAACGGGGGCAGGCGCCATAGGGAGAGTTGAATGAGAAGGTATTCGGACTGGGCTCTTCATAGGAAAGGCCGGTTTCCTCACACATCAGCTGTTTGCTGTACTGACTTACCTTGTTGGTATCATTGTCCATGATGAACAGCAGGCCTTTCCCGGTGGTGAGGGCCTTCTGTACGCTCTGGCTGATACGGGTGCGTGCATCTTCCTGTACCTGAATGCGATCTATTACCAGTTCTATATCGTGGATCTTGTAACGATCCACCTGCATTCTTTCTTTCAGGTCCAGTATCTCTCCATCTACCCGTACTTTCAGGTAGCCCTGTTTGCGAACCTGTTCAAACAATTCCCGGTAATGGCCTTTACGCCCGCGTATCAGCGGGGCAAGGATGGCCAGTTTTTTGTTTTTGTAGTTTTTGAACAGATGTTCCAGTATCTCCTCTTCGGAGAAACGGGTCATTGGTTTGTTGGTATTGTAGGAATATGCAGTTCCCGCGCGGGCATAGAGCAGGCGCAGGAAATCGTATATTTCGGTGATGGTGCCAACAGTAGACCTCGGGTTTTTGTTGGTCGTTTTTTGTTCTATGGAGATCACTGGCGACAGCCCGGTGATTTTATCTACATCCGGTCTTTCCATATCGCCGATAAACTGACGGGCGTAGGCGGAAAAACTTTCCATATACCGGCGTTGTCCTTCCGCATAAACGGTATCGAATGCAAGTGATGATTTGCCACTGCCACTGATTCCGGTGATCACTACCAGTTTATTTTTGGGCAACTGAAGATCCAGGTTTTTCAGGTTATGCTCCCGTGCGCCAAAGATGGCTATTTG
The genomic region above belongs to Chitinophaga sp. 180180018-3 and contains:
- a CDS encoding ATP-binding cassette domain-containing protein — its product is MTEQLTPFLTVEHITARYLDKTIFNALSWQINEGEQWAITGPSGSGKTALLNTILGKFNVINGSIRYHFYDEWCRTHTITDPWFNYRHLIAMVGHHHTFRNLSNTTTDFYYQQRFNSMDADNSPTVKEYLEINEIPPLLQPLRITPLMEKRLIKLSNGETRRVMIARALMQQPQLLMLDNPYIGLDVQARKDFSNMINELISGGSTVLLATSPHEIPEHITHVLTLDNGVITGKYTRSEFIQLPLPEPTAIELPPMEADKIATLVQHRPDNQFETIVRMEDIRIRYGENTILNGINWIVKPNDKWALLGPNGAGKSTLLSLINGDNPQAYANKLWLFDRRRGTGESIWDIKKKIGFVSPELHQYFTSRDNCLQVVCSGFSDVIGTPRPVTPAQQQTARDWLDILNIAAYAGTPFRQVSESTQRLTLLARALVKNPPLLIFDEPCQGLDSYQKMHFKKVIEQLCEHISVTVIFVTHYEEELPDCVNQFIRLNKGEMV
- a CDS encoding GNAT family N-acetyltransferase codes for the protein MEWKIKSFDELTPAELYAILQLRAEVFVVEQQCVYQDMDDADQRGLHLMGMSDSGRLQAYTRLFGPGIKYEEASIGRVVTSPLARGKGAGRELMERSIAAVKEHFGAIPIKISAQQYLQKFYQSLGFEQTSDMYLEDGIPHIEMRKA
- a CDS encoding DUF6048 family protein; this encodes MSGIAATAQNKPAAIKADTTHPKAVKADTIHMAKADTAKKAVVPPHKDSTWYVPGGIRVGLDLSRIVSAIYYPYRKEVTVVADARINGNLYAAFETGYANTPHSDSNYTYKGNGMFVTLGVDYNFLKRQYHSERNMFYGGIRYGFSHFNYSVPTYAIRNTYWGDHLTGSIPKTNVNAHWIELVVGLKAEVLKNFFMGWNIRERILINNVKNPDMTPLTIPGFGSGSKRSAFDVQYTISYVIPFYRIKEKQPEIKEKTKKIPKK
- a CDS encoding DUF6452 family protein — its product is MKSIYQIFIACFIVIGIFACENETKICDQSLRNDLHTHFRRDTAGIVRDTIMPKVTACALGRDTIYKNLPLGDIFFQLSPMDDSSRFYLKVDSALVADTITFRYKRTKHFISPGCGFGTYFNLDTVIATRHTIDSVVIYNKSVTSSNDTHLYLFFFNSN
- the uvrA gene encoding excinuclease ABC subunit UvrA; translation: MAKKKENVPAAPLAEAPADEQIAIFGAREHNLKNLDLQLPKNKLVVITGISGSGKSSLAFDTVYAEGQRRYMESFSAYARQFIGDMERPDVDKITGLSPVISIEQKTTNKNPRSTVGTITEIYDFLRLLYARAGTAYSYNTNKPMTRFSEEEILEHLFKNYKNKKLAILAPLIRGRKGHYRELFEQVRKQGYLKVRVDGEILDLKERMQVDRYKIHDIELVIDRIQVQEDARTRISQSVQKALTTGKGLLFIMDNDTNKVSQYSKQLMCEETGLSYEEPSPNTFSFNSPYGACPRCKGLGTIYQIDMDEVIPDYNASINDGGLKPLGEARDTFTFKQVQQLAKKYKFSLTAPISSIPQKALNVLLFGDENGKLEVDMEFGENNGSTTEYATEYEGVVNMVRRYFNDTSSDYVRSWAEGFMKLSTCPECNGARLKKESLYFRVDGKNISELGNMDLDKLLAWFDNIEDRLEKKQNAIAKDILKEIRERLRFLLNVGLTYLTLNRPTRSLSGGESQRIRLATQIGSQLMGITYILDEPSIGLHQRDNMQLIDALRNLKEMGNTVIVVEHDKDIMLHADHLVDIGPGAGVHGGQIVAQGTPGQILKLHTPTAGYLNGETASEIPARRKGNGNFLELKGASGNNLKNVNLKLPLGTFTCVTGVSGSGKSTLINETLYPILSKHAYDSKMVPMPYKSIKGLEFIDKVIEIDQSPIGRTPRSNPATYCGFFTDIRTLFASVPEAKIRGYNAGRFSFNVKTGRCDVCEGGGMRVIEMNFLPDVYVHCEKCNGRRYNRETLEIRYKGKSISDVLDMTVDEAVEFFQPVPWIYRKIKTLQDVGLGYITLGQSAVTLSGGEAQRVKLATELSKKDTGKTIYILDEPTTGLHFQDIQLLLKVLNKLTDRGNTVLVIEHNLDVIKMADHIIDLGPEGGQGGGTILCSGTPEQVSTCKDSHTARFLKKELGI